In Chloracidobacterium sp., the following proteins share a genomic window:
- a CDS encoding four helix bundle protein, with the protein MSESVLSTKSYAFALRIIKLYRFMADEHHEYVLSKQILRSGTSIGANIEESVHAQSKIDFIHKLSIAQKEANETNYWLRLLKDAEYIDGKLAESFLSDCEEIQRLLTASIKTAKSNLKKAAGK; encoded by the coding sequence ATGAGCGAAAGCGTTTTGAGTACGAAGTCATATGCCTTTGCTCTTAGGATAATTAAGTTGTATCGATTCATGGCCGATGAACACCATGAGTATGTTCTTTCTAAACAGATTCTGCGATCCGGAACTTCGATCGGCGCAAATATTGAAGAATCGGTACATGCTCAATCGAAGATCGACTTTATTCACAAACTATCGATCGCGCAGAAGGAGGCGAACGAGACGAACTATTGGCTTAGACTGCTGAAGGATGCTGAATACATCGATGGGAAACTAGCAGAATCGTTTTTGAGTGATTGCGAAGAGATCCAGCGGTTGTTAACCGCATCGATCAAAACCGCGAAATCAAATCTGAAAAAGGCAGCAGGAAAATGA
- a CDS encoding NAD(P)H-dependent oxidoreductase subunit E encodes MKAHVAKYPADRSRSALIPLLFVVQRERGGWLDNPGVNFLAKFLDLEVTDVWETATFYSMFNLRPIGRHHIQICKTLSCKIMGEPDITDHICSKLGIKPGETTDDGKFTVTMVECLGSCGTAPMMQIGFDYYEDLTLEKVDKILSDCK; translated from the coding sequence ATGAAGGCACATGTCGCGAAGTATCCGGCCGATCGGTCGCGCTCCGCGTTGATACCGCTGCTGTTTGTCGTGCAGCGTGAGCGTGGCGGGTGGCTGGATAATCCGGGCGTGAATTTTTTGGCGAAGTTTTTGGACCTTGAGGTGACCGACGTTTGGGAAACGGCGACGTTCTACTCGATGTTCAATCTCCGACCCATCGGCCGTCATCACATCCAGATCTGCAAGACGCTGTCGTGCAAGATAATGGGCGAGCCCGACATCACCGATCACATCTGTTCGAAGCTCGGCATCAAGCCCGGCGAGACGACCGATGACGGTAAATTCACCGTCACGATGGTCGAATGCCTCGGCAGCTGCGGCACCGCACCGATGATGCAGATCGGGTTTGATTACTACGAGGATCTGACGTTAGAGAAGGTGGATAAGATCCTCTCGGATTGTAAGTAG
- the nuoF gene encoding NADH-quinone oxidoreductase subunit NuoF encodes MEIKALGCEPLSLRRVFIKDGHTLDVYRKDGGYKSLKKAMTMTQDAIIQEVKDSALRGRGGAGFPTGMKWSFVPRDNPKPKYIVCNADESEPGSFKDRYLMEYDPHALIEGMLIAGFALGSNTGYIYGRGEYRYLLDIMDVAIKEAREAGILGEKVLGNKDFSFDLHTHTGAGAYICGEETALLSSLEGFRGHPRMKPPFPAIEGLYASPTIVNNVETLTSIPQIIEMGGIKWRDLGTEKSGGTKLWSISGHVKKPGVYELPMGYADMEKFIMKDCGGMLRKDKDLKAVIPGGSSVYIMNAGQIIGQNVTLDYEGLVAAGSMLGTGGMMVMDETVDIMESTKNLTEFYKHESCGWCTPCREGTDWLVKIFNRISTGEGRPEDAQLLLDICDNMEGKSFCPLADAAAWPIQSAIRQFPGDFKKWLFDNVSSNGVKPNVQ; translated from the coding sequence ATGGAGATCAAAGCACTAGGCTGCGAGCCGCTATCATTGCGACGAGTGTTCATCAAGGATGGGCACACGCTCGACGTGTATCGCAAAGACGGCGGGTACAAGTCGCTTAAAAAGGCGATGACGATGACGCAGGACGCGATCATTCAGGAAGTGAAGGACTCCGCGCTTCGCGGCCGCGGCGGTGCGGGTTTTCCGACGGGTATGAAGTGGTCGTTTGTGCCGCGTGACAATCCGAAGCCAAAATACATTGTCTGCAACGCCGACGAGTCCGAGCCGGGCAGCTTCAAAGACCGCTATCTGATGGAGTACGACCCGCATGCCCTGATCGAGGGCATGCTCATCGCGGGCTTCGCCCTCGGCTCGAACACAGGCTACATTTACGGCCGCGGCGAGTATCGTTACTTGCTCGACATCATGGATGTCGCGATCAAGGAAGCTCGCGAAGCAGGCATCCTTGGCGAAAAGGTTCTCGGCAACAAGGATTTCTCATTTGATCTGCACACGCACACTGGCGCCGGAGCATATATCTGCGGCGAAGAGACGGCGCTATTGTCCAGCCTCGAGGGTTTTCGCGGTCATCCGCGAATGAAGCCGCCGTTTCCTGCGATCGAGGGCCTGTATGCGTCTCCGACGATCGTCAATAATGTCGAGACGCTTACGAGCATTCCGCAGATCATCGAGATGGGCGGCATTAAGTGGCGTGATCTTGGCACAGAAAAATCGGGCGGCACAAAGCTATGGTCGATCAGCGGCCACGTTAAGAAGCCCGGCGTCTACGAGCTGCCGATGGGCTACGCCGACATGGAAAAGTTCATCATGAAGGACTGCGGCGGGATGCTTCGCAAGGACAAGGATCTCAAGGCCGTAATTCCTGGCGGCTCAAGCGTTTACATAATGAACGCCGGGCAGATCATCGGACAAAACGTGACGCTCGATTACGAGGGCCTCGTCGCGGCCGGCTCGATGCTCGGCACGGGCGGGATGATGGTGATGGATGAGACGGTCGATATCATGGAATCGACCAAGAACCTCACCGAATTCTACAAACACGAATCGTGCGGATGGTGTACGCCGTGCCGCGAAGGGACCGACTGGCTCGTCAAGATATTCAACCGCATCTCGACGGGTGAAGGCCGTCCTGAGGATGCTCAACTGTTGCTAGATATTTGTGACAACATGGAGGGCAAGTCGTTCTGTCCGCTTGCTGATGCCGCCGCGTGGCCGATACAATCGGCGATCCGGCAGTTTCCAGGTGATTTTAAGAAATGGCTCTTTGACAACGTGAGCTCGAACGGCGTCAAGCCAAACGTTCAATAG
- a CDS encoding 30S ribosomal protein THX, translating into MGKGDMRTRRGKIFAGSHGKTRPKYKRPAFIASAPKAAPAEKPVKKRTAKRIPAANPVAEVAVEPVEVPVETTEAVIEAPAEANVPADSAEVDGAADEAADAATADAGEAEATDATAEAGTAEAA; encoded by the coding sequence ATGGGAAAAGGTGATATGAGAACGCGGCGCGGCAAGATCTTTGCCGGAAGCCACGGAAAGACGCGGCCGAAGTATAAACGTCCGGCATTCATCGCGAGCGCGCCAAAGGCGGCTCCGGCTGAAAAACCGGTGAAGAAGAGGACCGCTAAACGCATCCCGGCTGCGAACCCCGTTGCCGAGGTCGCTGTCGAGCCGGTGGAAGTCCCGGTGGAGACGACCGAGGCCGTGATCGAGGCTCCGGCAGAAGCAAACGTTCCCGCTGATAGCGCGGAGGTTGACGGGGCGGCAGACGAAGCGGCTGATGCTGCAACCGCCGATGCGGGCGAAGCAGAGGCGACCGATGCCACCGCCGAAGCCGGAACTGCCGAAGCAGCATAG
- a CDS encoding molybdopterin-dependent oxidoreductase gives MSEQIKVTINEQAFEVDKGARLIDVCREKGFGVPSFCYYKDLELQASCRMCLVRIDKMPKLQASCTINCTDGMVVTTNSEEVEKAQRAMGEFLLANHPLDCPVCDRGGECELQEVVFDWGDLEQRFTENKNVAPEKYLSPVIANDPQRCILCKRCTRVCSEWMGEDAIEAGNRGVNTVIGTYGGWLNCSQCGNCVEVCPTGTLLDGVYRHETRPWELDQTISTDVYGSDGMQISIGSRGGRVHRVVARDRYVNGLNGEFLDVKARFGHEFIDHPDRIKTPMVRYSKGGKLIPTTWDEAVKFAADGLKKAGSSVGVVASPRLTNESVFTLKKFADAASSGNFAVADTHDVSPIFDNLSVPLCTHSEIRNAATILLIGGEPEEEQTFTAKQIRQAVQNGGARLICINDTPINLVRQTGAMFVHTSPGTTGAFALCVEDPKADGFVAEKVGIQAGEIDAVRKAIAETQGDLIVMFGGDLSANAQAILAAAAAKLGGEGRRVLLHPLARHNNSVGAHDMMAGRKPLADVLKTSKALLIGGSLPDASVLPGKDSIVVQELFLTETAEHADVVFPAASFAEVDGTYTNNAGNVQRVRKAIEPLNQSKPDWMVTALIAREMGARNSAGVFRVGDLQKHRGRRSGL, from the coding sequence ATGTCAGAACAGATCAAAGTAACCATCAACGAGCAGGCCTTCGAGGTTGATAAAGGCGCGCGCCTGATCGACGTGTGTCGCGAAAAGGGCTTCGGCGTCCCGTCGTTCTGTTATTACAAGGACCTCGAACTTCAGGCATCGTGCCGGATGTGTCTTGTGCGCATAGACAAGATGCCAAAGCTGCAGGCGTCGTGCACGATCAACTGTACTGATGGCATGGTCGTGACGACGAACAGCGAAGAGGTCGAAAAGGCCCAACGGGCGATGGGCGAATTCCTTCTTGCCAATCATCCGCTCGACTGCCCGGTATGCGACCGCGGCGGCGAGTGCGAATTGCAGGAGGTTGTCTTTGATTGGGGCGATCTGGAACAGCGGTTCACAGAGAACAAGAATGTCGCCCCGGAAAAGTATCTCTCGCCGGTGATAGCGAACGATCCTCAGCGGTGCATCCTATGCAAACGCTGTACTCGCGTGTGTTCGGAATGGATGGGCGAGGACGCCATCGAGGCTGGCAATCGCGGCGTCAATACCGTGATCGGTACGTATGGCGGATGGCTCAATTGTTCGCAGTGCGGCAACTGTGTCGAGGTGTGTCCGACGGGTACGCTGCTTGACGGCGTCTATCGCCACGAAACGCGGCCGTGGGAACTAGACCAGACCATCTCAACTGACGTTTACGGTTCGGATGGAATGCAGATATCCATAGGCTCGCGGGGCGGGCGCGTGCACCGCGTCGTCGCGCGCGACCGTTACGTCAACGGCCTGAACGGCGAATTTCTCGACGTAAAGGCGCGTTTCGGGCATGAATTCATCGATCATCCGGACCGCATCAAAACGCCGATGGTCCGCTATTCTAAAGGCGGCAAACTGATCCCGACAACGTGGGATGAAGCGGTGAAATTTGCGGCGGACGGCCTGAAGAAGGCTGGCTCCTCGGTCGGCGTCGTAGCCAGTCCGAGATTGACGAATGAGTCGGTTTTCACGCTCAAGAAATTTGCCGATGCGGCGAGTTCCGGCAATTTCGCCGTCGCGGACACGCACGATGTCTCGCCCATCTTTGACAACCTCAGCGTTCCGCTCTGCACGCATAGTGAGATCCGCAACGCGGCAACGATCCTGCTCATCGGCGGCGAGCCTGAGGAGGAACAGACCTTTACAGCCAAGCAGATACGGCAGGCGGTACAAAATGGCGGGGCAAGATTGATCTGCATCAATGACACTCCAATCAACCTCGTCAGGCAGACCGGAGCGATGTTCGTGCATACGTCTCCGGGCACGACCGGTGCCTTTGCCCTTTGTGTCGAGGACCCAAAGGCTGACGGCTTTGTTGCCGAGAAAGTGGGCATCCAGGCCGGTGAGATCGACGCGGTCCGCAAGGCCATCGCCGAGACACAGGGCGACCTGATCGTGATGTTCGGTGGAGATCTATCTGCAAACGCTCAGGCGATACTTGCCGCCGCGGCCGCAAAGCTCGGCGGCGAGGGCCGCCGCGTGCTGCTCCATCCTCTGGCCAGACATAATAATTCCGTCGGTGCGCACGACATGATGGCGGGACGCAAGCCGCTCGCTGACGTGCTGAAGACTTCAAAGGCCCTGCTGATCGGCGGCAGCCTGCCGGACGCAAGTGTGCTGCCGGGCAAAGACTCCATCGTTGTTCAGGAATTATTCCTGACCGAGACGGCGGAACATGCCGACGTCGTTTTTCCTGCGGCGAGCTTTGCAGAAGTTGACGGAACTTATACAAACAACGCGGGCAATGTCCAGCGTGTCCGCAAGGCCATCGAGCCGCTGAATCAGTCGAAGCCGGATTGGATGGTCACGGCACTGATAGCCCGCGAGATGGGCGCGCGAAATAGTGCCGGAGTTTTCCGCGTCGGCGATCTTCAGAAACATCGCGGACGCCGTTCCGGCCTATGA